A genomic region of Exiguobacterium oxidotolerans JCM 12280 contains the following coding sequences:
- a CDS encoding DNA translocase FtsK — protein MATTKKKPVRKQTTARKRPPAKKQRPPIQYRTYVGVFAVLLLLAYLLALGEFGRVGEKLAEFAFDTVGQFGSLLYGLSGSVLLLFLSQLERQKKWAISLLAAGLLIWIDLILGEPRGTLNAWLYQGSAYYISSFGAFLIGLFLIGTSVHLLHPLFFSELAHGMLERVEAFRNRERSLPERKERPVKEAKKLKERKPLERQAKPATAKQETTVPSLPENEPEDAVESIQDVPIIGFADHVEPQATELQGPLTMTETPDGYQLPSLELLMEPTSKDLSGENKRLKDNATKLIATLKSFGIGAKVLKIHLGPSVTKYEIEPHQGIKLSRITGLADDLALALAAKDIRIEAPIPGKAAVGIEVPNREVAMVSLREVLGAESVQADPDRLLVALGRSISGETVTAKLNKMPHVLVAGSTGSGKSVCINGMIVSILMRARPDEVRLMMIDPKMVELNVYNGIPHLLAPVVTDPKKAAQALKQVVSEMERRYEIFSQNGARNIEGYNALIDKMNAEEKVHQRLPYIVVIVDELADLMMVASNEVEDAIMRLAQMARAAGIHMVIATQRPSVDIITGVIKANIPSRIAFSVSSGTDSRTILDTSGADKLLGRGDMLLLGNGMNKPVRVQGAFLSDEEVEKVVNHVISQQKAQYVEAMIPKDVPEGESDVDDPLYDEVVQFILTQDTASTSMIQRKYRIGYNRAARLIDALEENGLVGPSEGSKPRRVIGR, from the coding sequence ATGGCGACGACAAAAAAGAAGCCTGTTCGCAAACAAACGACGGCACGGAAACGACCGCCGGCTAAAAAACAACGTCCTCCGATTCAATATCGTACATATGTAGGTGTCTTCGCTGTTTTGTTATTACTAGCCTATCTTCTTGCATTAGGAGAATTTGGACGAGTCGGTGAGAAGCTCGCCGAGTTCGCTTTTGATACGGTCGGTCAATTCGGATCGTTGCTTTATGGCTTGTCAGGGAGTGTGCTCCTCTTGTTCCTCTCGCAACTCGAGCGACAAAAAAAATGGGCAATCAGTTTGCTCGCAGCCGGTCTTTTAATTTGGATTGATTTAATATTAGGAGAGCCGAGGGGGACATTGAATGCTTGGCTCTATCAAGGATCGGCCTATTACATTTCGAGTTTTGGTGCCTTCTTGATTGGGTTGTTTTTAATTGGCACAAGTGTGCACCTGCTTCATCCGTTATTCTTCAGTGAACTGGCGCATGGAATGCTCGAGCGGGTGGAAGCGTTTCGAAATCGTGAGCGGTCTTTACCTGAACGCAAGGAGCGTCCGGTCAAAGAGGCTAAAAAACTAAAAGAACGTAAACCACTCGAACGGCAAGCAAAACCAGCAACGGCTAAACAGGAGACTACTGTGCCGTCACTTCCGGAAAACGAACCAGAAGATGCAGTAGAGAGTATTCAAGACGTCCCAATCATCGGGTTCGCGGACCATGTCGAACCGCAGGCGACTGAACTACAAGGTCCGTTGACGATGACTGAAACACCGGATGGATATCAATTGCCTTCTCTTGAATTATTGATGGAGCCGACATCAAAAGATTTATCAGGAGAGAACAAACGTCTCAAGGACAATGCAACGAAATTGATTGCGACCTTAAAGTCGTTTGGGATTGGGGCAAAGGTCTTAAAAATTCATTTAGGTCCAAGTGTCACGAAGTATGAAATTGAACCGCATCAAGGGATTAAGCTCAGTCGGATCACGGGACTCGCAGATGACCTGGCGCTCGCGCTCGCTGCGAAGGACATTCGAATCGAAGCACCGATTCCGGGAAAGGCAGCGGTCGGGATCGAGGTGCCGAATCGTGAAGTGGCGATGGTCTCACTTCGGGAAGTCCTCGGAGCAGAAAGCGTTCAAGCCGATCCAGATCGATTACTTGTCGCCCTTGGACGGAGTATCTCGGGAGAGACCGTGACGGCGAAGTTAAACAAAATGCCACACGTGTTAGTCGCAGGATCGACGGGATCCGGAAAGTCAGTCTGTATCAATGGGATGATCGTCTCGATATTGATGCGGGCACGGCCGGATGAAGTCCGCTTGATGATGATCGATCCGAAAATGGTTGAGTTGAATGTCTACAATGGCATTCCGCATCTTCTCGCACCCGTCGTCACCGACCCGAAAAAAGCGGCGCAAGCCTTAAAACAAGTCGTTTCAGAGATGGAACGGCGGTATGAAATCTTCAGTCAGAACGGCGCCCGCAACATCGAAGGCTACAATGCATTGATTGATAAGATGAATGCGGAAGAGAAAGTCCATCAACGCCTACCTTACATCGTCGTCATTGTCGATGAGTTAGCAGATTTGATGATGGTCGCTTCAAACGAAGTCGAAGATGCCATCATGCGTCTTGCTCAGATGGCACGAGCGGCAGGAATTCATATGGTGATTGCGACACAACGGCCGAGTGTCGATATCATCACGGGTGTCATCAAAGCGAACATACCGTCCCGGATTGCTTTCAGCGTATCGAGTGGAACGGATTCTCGCACCATCCTCGATACGAGCGGGGCAGATAAGCTACTCGGACGAGGGGACATGCTACTCCTTGGAAATGGGATGAATAAACCCGTTCGTGTCCAAGGGGCGTTCTTATCGGACGAAGAGGTTGAAAAGGTCGTCAACCACGTCATCAGTCAACAAAAAGCACAGTACGTGGAAGCGATGATTCCAAAAGATGTTCCTGAGGGTGAATCTGACGTCGACGATCCGTTATATGACGAGGTTGTTCAGTTCATCTTGACGCAAGATACAGCCTCGACGTCAATGATACAGCGGAAGTATCGGATTGGTTATAATCGCGCTGCACGACTGATCGATGCATTAGAAGAGAATGGCCTCGTCGGTCCGTCAGAAGGATCGAAACCACGCCGCGTCATCGGACGTTAA